In Thermococcus sp. M39, the following are encoded in one genomic region:
- the mpgS gene encoding mannosyl-3-phosphoglycerate synthase has translation MLLEAPVYKEIFGAVKIYELQKLLKMDTETEEVPMFTVMNIPREDIYRTLGEMAVVVPMKNEKLHLVDGVLKAIPHKCPIIIVSNSKREGPNRYRQEVDLVRHFYNLTHSRIIMVHQKDSGIAKAFEKVGYTAILDEKGNVRSGKGEGMVIGILLAKAIGAKYVGFVDADNYIPGAVNEYVKDYAAGFLMSESEYTMVRLHWRHKPKVTRGSLYFKKWGRVSEITNRYLNQLISEQTAFETTIMVTGNAGEHAMTMKLAEIMPFSTGYSIEPYEIVYLLERFGRWEGVEEYQDVFDQGIEVFQIETLNPHFHEDKGQRHVKEMILMSLATIYHSTLASESLKRKILEDLRMHSIIGENEEPPKPIVMPPIRDVDVKKWMRIVENNSETLLKLGL, from the coding sequence ATGCTTTTAGAAGCTCCCGTTTACAAGGAAATATTCGGAGCTGTTAAGATTTATGAATTGCAAAAGCTCCTCAAAATGGATACTGAGACAGAGGAAGTGCCGATGTTTACTGTCATGAACATTCCGAGGGAGGACATTTACCGCACACTGGGAGAGATGGCAGTTGTTGTTCCAATGAAAAACGAAAAGCTGCACTTGGTTGATGGTGTTTTGAAGGCAATACCTCACAAGTGTCCTATAATCATAGTCTCGAACAGCAAAAGAGAGGGTCCAAATAGATACAGACAAGAGGTTGATTTGGTTAGGCACTTCTACAATTTGACTCACTCAAGGATTATCATGGTTCATCAAAAGGATTCTGGAATAGCCAAGGCATTTGAAAAAGTCGGCTACACTGCAATACTTGATGAGAAGGGAAATGTTAGGAGCGGCAAGGGTGAAGGAATGGTTATTGGAATTTTACTTGCAAAAGCTATTGGCGCAAAATACGTAGGATTTGTTGATGCCGATAACTACATTCCTGGAGCTGTTAATGAATATGTAAAAGACTATGCTGCTGGCTTTCTTATGAGTGAGAGTGAATACACGATGGTTCGTCTTCACTGGAGGCACAAGCCCAAAGTTACAAGGGGTAGCTTGTATTTCAAGAAATGGGGAAGGGTAAGTGAAATCACAAACCGCTATCTCAATCAGCTAATCAGCGAGCAAACTGCCTTTGAGACTACGATAATGGTCACCGGCAATGCTGGAGAGCATGCGATGACCATGAAGCTGGCTGAGATAATGCCATTCTCAACTGGCTACTCAATAGAGCCATATGAGATAGTCTATCTTCTTGAGAGATTTGGAAGATGGGAAGGGGTTGAGGAGTATCAAGATGTCTTTGATCAGGGGATTGAGGTATTCCAAATTGAAACTCTCAATCCGCACTTCCATGAGGATAAGGGACAGAGGCATGTGAAAGAAATGATTTTGATGTCTCTGGCAACCATTTATCACTCAACTTTAGCTTCAGAGAGCCTCAAGAGGAAGATACTTGAGGATTTAAGGATGCACAGCATAATAGGTGAAAACGAAGAGCCACCGAAGCCAATTGTAATGCCACCGATTAGGGATGTAGATGTGAAGAAATGGATGAGAATCGTTGAGAACAACTCTGAAACCTTACTCAAACTTGGTCTATAG
- the mpgP gene encoding mannosyl-3-phosphoglycerate phosphatase — MRVIFLDLDRTLIGDDYSPEPAKAVVNELKRRGFGIIFNSSKTRAEQEYYRKALNVEDPFIVETGSAIYIPKKYFPFSFNFTREVGEYFVIELGEKYGAIKKVLDDLSEEFGLKYYGNSSIEEVMEFTGLPRHLAELAMMREYSETIFRWKSEKFIEAIKSKGLKVSKGSRFYNVHGNTDKGKAAYILLLLYSKFFGDIESYAVGDGLNDFPLFDVVDKAFIIGNLKHPNAVNISSIEELLEVIK, encoded by the coding sequence ATGAGAGTGATATTCCTTGATCTCGATAGGACTTTAATTGGAGACGATTACTCACCAGAACCAGCTAAAGCTGTGGTTAATGAATTAAAAAGGAGAGGCTTTGGAATAATCTTTAATTCGTCAAAGACCAGAGCTGAGCAGGAGTATTACAGAAAAGCCTTAAATGTTGAGGATCCCTTCATAGTGGAGACTGGGAGTGCAATATACATTCCAAAGAAATACTTCCCATTTAGTTTCAATTTTACGAGGGAAGTGGGAGAGTACTTTGTCATAGAGCTTGGCGAGAAATATGGAGCCATCAAAAAAGTCCTCGATGATCTTAGTGAAGAGTTTGGCTTAAAATATTATGGAAACTCAAGTATTGAGGAAGTTATGGAGTTCACAGGGCTTCCGAGACATTTAGCAGAGCTTGCAATGATGAGAGAATATTCAGAAACTATCTTTCGTTGGAAAAGTGAGAAATTCATTGAAGCAATTAAGTCTAAGGGTCTTAAGGTTTCAAAGGGAAGCAGATTTTACAACGTTCATGGAAACACAGACAAAGGAAAGGCTGCGTATATTTTGCTGCTCCTTTATTCTAAGTTCTTTGGAGATATTGAATCTTACGCTGTTGGTGATGGACTCAACGACTTCCCGCTCTTTGATGTTGTTGATAAAGCTTTCATAATTGGAAATCTAAAGCATCCAAATGCTGTAAATATCAGTTCAATAGAAGAATTATTGGAGGTGATAAAATGA
- a CDS encoding mannose-1-phosphate guanylyltransferase/mannose-6-phosphate isomerase: MKTLVLAGGKGTRLWPLSRELMPKQFIRIFDDTSLFQKTIERALLFSKPKEIFVVTNKEYRFRVFDELRDMGIEIPKENVLLEPIGKNTLPAIYWGLKTIHENFGKSKVAVLPSDHLIDANEKYIKAFRTAEKLAENYFVTFGIKPTKPHTGYGYIKPGEKLEGGYKVAEFKEKPDLETAKKYVEEGYYWNSGMFMFDTELFIEEVKRLAPEIYNAFEEAKSIEEAYELVPDISVDYGIMEKTDKAAVVPLNVYWNDLGSFDAIYDAFEKDEDGNAVKIRGLKADYIGIDSKNNLIMTERLTATVGVKDLIIIDTGDALLVAHRGESQKVKEVYKKLKEKGDERVIVHRTAYRPWGSYTVLEEGDRYKIKRLTVLPGKKLSLQMHYHRSEHWVVVRGTAKVIVGDKEILLRPGESTFIPAGVKHRLENPGKVVLEVIETQIGEYLGEDDIVRFQDDFGRD; this comes from the coding sequence ATGAAGACGCTGGTTTTGGCTGGAGGAAAAGGAACTCGCTTATGGCCACTAAGTAGAGAATTAATGCCAAAACAATTTATAAGGATATTTGATGATACCTCACTTTTCCAAAAGACAATAGAGAGGGCTCTACTTTTCTCAAAGCCAAAGGAAATTTTCGTAGTAACCAATAAAGAGTATCGTTTTAGAGTTTTTGATGAGCTTAGGGATATGGGCATTGAGATTCCAAAGGAAAACGTCCTCCTCGAGCCGATAGGGAAGAACACCCTCCCAGCAATTTACTGGGGGCTGAAAACAATCCATGAGAACTTTGGAAAATCAAAAGTCGCTGTTTTGCCATCAGACCATCTAATTGATGCAAATGAAAAATACATCAAAGCTTTTAGAACAGCAGAAAAACTTGCTGAGAACTACTTTGTAACATTTGGAATCAAACCTACAAAGCCCCATACTGGCTACGGTTATATAAAGCCCGGAGAGAAATTGGAAGGCGGTTATAAAGTTGCTGAATTTAAAGAAAAGCCAGACTTGGAGACTGCGAAAAAGTATGTTGAGGAAGGTTACTACTGGAACAGTGGAATGTTCATGTTTGACACAGAGCTTTTCATTGAAGAGGTCAAAAGATTGGCTCCAGAAATCTACAATGCATTTGAAGAGGCCAAAAGCATCGAGGAAGCTTATGAATTAGTTCCAGATATCTCAGTTGATTACGGGATCATGGAGAAGACTGACAAAGCCGCAGTTGTGCCATTGAATGTTTACTGGAACGATTTAGGAAGCTTTGATGCAATCTACGATGCATTCGAGAAAGATGAAGACGGGAATGCAGTTAAAATTAGAGGATTAAAGGCAGATTACATAGGAATAGACTCAAAGAACAACCTCATAATGACCGAGCGCTTAACGGCAACAGTTGGAGTGAAGGACTTAATCATAATTGACACTGGAGATGCACTGCTCGTTGCTCACAGAGGGGAAAGCCAGAAGGTTAAGGAGGTTTACAAGAAGCTCAAAGAGAAGGGTGACGAGAGGGTTATCGTTCACAGAACAGCTTACAGACCATGGGGAAGCTATACTGTCCTCGAAGAAGGAGACCGCTACAAAATCAAGCGCTTGACAGTTCTGCCTGGTAAAAAATTGAGCCTCCAGATGCACTACCACCGCTCAGAGCACTGGGTCGTTGTTAGGGGAACAGCAAAGGTCATAGTTGGGGATAAGGAAATCCTCCTGAGACCTGGAGAAAGTACATTCATCCCTGCTGGGGTTAAACATAGATTAGAGAACCCTGGAAAAGTAGTTTTGGAAGTCATTGAGACCCAGATAGGTGAGTATCTCGGTGAGGACGACATAGTAAGATTCCAAGATGACTTTGGAAGGGATTGA
- the glmM gene encoding phosphoglucosamine mutase yields the protein MGKLFGTFGVRGIANEKITPEFALKIGMAFGTLLKREQPDKELWVVVGRDTRVSGEMLKNALISGLLSVGINVIDVNIAPTPAIQFACRYFGVDGGAVITASHNPPEYNGIKLLEPNGLGLKKEREAIVEELFFKEEFDRAKWHEIGRLEKRDIIRPYIDAIKSKVDVEAIKKRKPFVVVDTSNGAGSLVLPYLLRELGCKVVSVNAHPDGHFPARDPEPNEENLQGFMKIVKALGADFGVAQDGDADRSVFIDENGNFIQGDKTFALVVKAMLQEHGGGLVVTTIATSHIIDELAKQYGGKVLKTKVGDLIVSRALLEHNGLVGGEENGGVIFPDHVLGRDGAMTVAKIVEIFAKSGKKFSELIDELPKFYQVKTKRHIEGDRHAIVGKVAKIAEQEGFRINTTDGTKILFDDGWVLVRASGTEPIIRIFAEARSEEKAKEYLDLGLSLLDEALKS from the coding sequence ATGGGAAAGCTGTTTGGAACATTTGGAGTCAGAGGAATTGCAAATGAAAAGATAACTCCCGAATTTGCTCTTAAAATAGGAATGGCATTTGGGACTCTACTAAAAAGAGAACAGCCAGACAAAGAGCTTTGGGTCGTTGTGGGAAGAGACACAAGAGTGAGCGGTGAAATGTTGAAAAACGCTCTAATCTCTGGGCTTTTGAGTGTTGGAATAAATGTTATTGATGTGAATATTGCGCCAACTCCTGCAATTCAGTTCGCATGCAGATACTTTGGAGTTGATGGCGGGGCAGTGATTACTGCATCCCACAATCCTCCAGAATACAATGGGATTAAGCTTTTAGAGCCAAATGGATTGGGTTTAAAGAAGGAGAGGGAAGCAATTGTAGAGGAGCTATTCTTCAAGGAAGAGTTTGATAGAGCAAAGTGGCACGAAATTGGCCGCTTGGAGAAGAGAGACATAATAAGACCTTACATTGATGCAATAAAGTCTAAGGTTGACGTGGAGGCAATAAAGAAGAGAAAGCCCTTTGTAGTGGTTGACACTTCAAATGGTGCCGGCTCGTTAGTTCTGCCTTACCTACTTAGGGAGCTTGGCTGTAAGGTTGTCAGCGTGAATGCTCATCCAGATGGGCACTTCCCAGCAAGAGACCCAGAGCCAAACGAAGAGAACCTTCAAGGATTCATGAAGATCGTCAAAGCATTAGGGGCAGATTTTGGTGTCGCTCAAGATGGAGATGCAGACCGTTCAGTGTTTATTGATGAAAACGGGAACTTCATTCAGGGAGATAAAACCTTTGCACTAGTTGTTAAGGCAATGCTTCAAGAGCACGGTGGAGGCTTGGTTGTTACAACTATAGCGACATCACACATAATTGATGAGCTTGCAAAGCAGTATGGAGGAAAAGTTCTCAAGACGAAGGTTGGAGATTTGATAGTCTCGAGAGCTTTACTTGAGCACAACGGTTTGGTTGGCGGAGAGGAGAACGGCGGTGTCATCTTCCCAGACCATGTCTTGGGCAGAGATGGAGCAATGACTGTGGCAAAGATAGTCGAGATATTTGCAAAGAGCGGAAAGAAGTTCAGCGAGCTTATTGATGAACTTCCTAAGTTCTATCAGGTGAAGACAAAGAGACACATTGAGGGCGATAGGCATGCAATAGTTGGAAAAGTTGCCAAAATTGCAGAGCAGGAAGGCTTTAGAATCAACACAACCGATGGAACAAAGATTCTCTTTGACGATGGCTGGGTTTTAGTTAGGGCAAGCGGAACAGAGCCAATAATAAGAATTTTCGCAGAAGCAAGAAGTGAAGAGAAGGCTAAAGAATATCTTGATTTGGGACTGAGTCTTTTGGATGAGGCTTTGAAGAGCTAA
- a CDS encoding permease gives MNVTTVFINALAVVCLVFALTKDPAKTKQALKMAVISFFRIFPTVLAIIIIIGLLSGFVPESQISKIVGENAGFRGVLTVAFLGAILHIPSLISFPLAASLLEKGASITSVAVFITTLTMIGMVTLPLEIRILGKKLALLRNGLSFIIVIIIGLIMGAIL, from the coding sequence ATGAATGTGACTACTGTATTTATAAATGCTTTAGCTGTTGTATGTCTGGTTTTTGCTTTAACAAAGGATCCAGCAAAAACAAAACAAGCACTAAAGATGGCAGTGATCTCATTCTTTAGAATCTTCCCCACTGTTCTTGCCATAATAATCATTATAGGCTTGCTTTCTGGTTTCGTGCCGGAAAGTCAAATTTCTAAGATCGTCGGTGAAAACGCGGGGTTTAGAGGAGTGCTTACTGTTGCATTTTTAGGAGCAATACTCCATATCCCTTCGTTGATATCTTTTCCGTTGGCAGCATCTCTCCTTGAAAAAGGAGCTTCGATTACCTCAGTTGCTGTCTTTATAACTACACTGACAATGATTGGAATGGTCACTTTGCCTCTTGAAATAAGGATATTGGGGAAAAAGCTGGCATTGCTTAGAAATGGATTGAGCTTTATCATTGTAATTATCATTGGGCTTATCATGGGGGCGATATTATGA
- a CDS encoding permease, with the protein MKKMSKEKQKRGFVKDMLFLGVTLAIAIVLLLMFPEKKEPVISSSKGFFMEMILILSAVMILMGLFAVFVPNDVIVKYLGRSSGIKGIFLAILMGAFPTGPLYVAFPIAATLLKKGARISNIIAFLSAWACIKIPQELVELQFLGLKFMIARLLLTVVFVIVMGIVIEQIVLWSEKTNKHEQTS; encoded by the coding sequence ATGAAAAAGATGTCGAAAGAGAAACAGAAAAGAGGGTTCGTAAAAGATATGCTCTTTTTAGGGGTTACATTAGCGATTGCGATAGTTTTGTTATTAATGTTCCCTGAAAAGAAAGAACCCGTAATTTCATCTTCAAAAGGGTTCTTTATGGAAATGATTCTGATACTGTCCGCCGTGATGATATTGATGGGACTTTTTGCAGTGTTTGTTCCAAATGATGTTATCGTGAAGTATTTGGGAAGAAGTTCTGGAATAAAGGGCATATTCCTTGCTATACTTATGGGAGCATTTCCCACAGGTCCCCTTTATGTAGCTTTTCCCATAGCTGCGACTTTACTTAAAAAAGGTGCTCGTATCTCCAACATTATTGCCTTTCTTTCAGCATGGGCATGCATCAAGATTCCTCAAGAGCTAGTGGAGCTCCAATTTCTTGGACTGAAGTTTATGATAGCGAGACTCCTTTTAACTGTAGTTTTTGTAATTGTCATGGGAATAGTGATAGAACAAATAGTTTTGTGGAGCGAAAAGACAAACAAACATGAACAAACTTCATGA
- a CDS encoding energy-coupling factor ABC transporter ATP-binding protein yields MIEIRHLHFSYGEKGILRDINLEIKKGEVFGLLGPNGAGKSTLILHLNGILKPKKGEILIDGLNPVKNPREVRKRVGIVFQDPNDQLFSPTVFEDVAFGPYNLGLRGKELEERVYKALKFVGMESYAGREIKYLSFGEKKRIAIATVLAMDPEILVFDEPFANLDFRGKEQVRTLIEQFRGEKTIILASHEAEYLTLCDRIALIDKGQIIKVGTPEEILGDVKLLKAHNLDVPPLIELFLSLNLGVPKNLEDAREKIANFLSLSTQKLRVNNGRH; encoded by the coding sequence ATGATAGAAATAAGGCATCTACATTTTTCCTATGGTGAAAAGGGAATACTCAGAGACATAAATTTAGAAATCAAGAAGGGAGAGGTTTTTGGGTTATTAGGACCTAATGGAGCTGGGAAATCGACCCTCATTCTGCATTTAAATGGGATATTAAAGCCTAAAAAGGGAGAGATTCTGATTGATGGGCTAAATCCAGTTAAAAATCCACGAGAAGTTAGGAAGAGAGTAGGAATAGTTTTTCAAGACCCAAATGACCAGCTCTTCTCACCAACAGTTTTTGAGGATGTTGCCTTCGGCCCTTATAACCTAGGGTTGAGAGGTAAAGAGCTCGAAGAGAGAGTTTATAAAGCATTGAAATTTGTTGGAATGGAAAGCTATGCTGGCAGAGAGATTAAGTATCTAAGTTTCGGGGAGAAGAAGAGGATCGCAATAGCCACTGTTTTGGCTATGGATCCAGAAATTCTGGTCTTTGATGAACCTTTTGCAAACCTTGACTTTAGAGGAAAAGAACAAGTTAGAACACTGATTGAGCAATTTAGAGGGGAAAAGACAATAATCTTAGCCTCCCATGAAGCCGAGTATTTAACGCTCTGCGATAGAATTGCATTGATTGATAAGGGACAGATAATCAAGGTTGGCACTCCAGAGGAAATTTTGGGAGATGTTAAACTCTTAAAAGCTCACAACCTAGACGTTCCTCCTCTCATTGAGCTGTTTCTCAGCTTAAACTTAGGTGTTCCAAAGAACCTCGAAGATGCCAGAGAAAAGATAGCTAACTTTTTAAGTCTTTCAACTCAAAAGCTCAGAGTGAATAACGGGAGGCATTAA
- a CDS encoding energy-coupling factor transporter transmembrane component T, translating to MYLLFLLIYALAVVTRKSLSELAYFGMVLIGLIIFLRPKKSIFEHLGFLLGFEGLLFILALFNPGEPLVSTPIGAITKEGIHSFFLLLGRAFLSSSAVVVTSNSLGFSKLLAEMEELRFPRILILTLAFTYRYLDLFKDEALRMKRALDSRAFGIGKREYYQKLGALLSEIFMRAYIRNDKIYKAMLSRCFGEFPKFERHKSIIPLIFSVIALIGVLI from the coding sequence TTGTATTTGCTCTTTCTTTTAATTTATGCCCTTGCAGTTGTCACGAGAAAAAGTTTGAGTGAGCTTGCATATTTTGGGATGGTCCTTATCGGGCTGATTATCTTTTTAAGGCCAAAAAAGAGCATTTTTGAACATTTGGGATTTTTACTTGGGTTTGAGGGCTTATTATTCATTCTTGCACTTTTCAATCCCGGTGAGCCTTTAGTAAGCACACCAATTGGAGCTATAACAAAAGAAGGAATCCACTCATTCTTCCTGCTTTTAGGAAGGGCTTTCTTGTCTTCTTCAGCTGTTGTTGTGACATCTAACTCTTTAGGCTTCTCAAAGCTTTTGGCTGAAATGGAAGAGCTCAGATTTCCAAGGATATTGATTTTAACGCTTGCATTCACTTACCGCTATCTTGACTTGTTTAAAGATGAAGCACTGAGAATGAAACGAGCCTTAGATTCAAGGGCTTTCGGCATAGGGAAAAGGGAATATTATCAAAAGCTTGGTGCATTACTCAGCGAGATTTTTATGAGAGCCTACATTAGAAATGACAAAATTTACAAAGCAATGCTTTCAAGATGCTTTGGTGAATTTCCAAAATTCGAAAGACATAAAAGCATCATACCACTAATCTTCAGCGTAATTGCGCTGATAGGTGTGCTGATATGA
- a CDS encoding PDGLE domain-containing protein, translating to MKAIVKGLIIIILLLAIALPFASDNPDGLEATMEKVGLEEHPVYEAPLDYGETWGQSVVMGIIGIVLVFGLSYGLAKLVKGV from the coding sequence ATGAAAGCAATAGTCAAAGGATTAATCATTATTATCCTCTTACTTGCAATAGCTTTGCCGTTCGCCTCAGATAACCCCGACGGATTAGAAGCAACAATGGAAAAAGTTGGACTTGAGGAGCATCCAGTTTATGAAGCACCACTCGACTATGGAGAAACATGGGGACAGAGCGTAGTTATGGGAATAATTGGAATAGTCTTAGTCTTTGGACTCAGTTATGGGCTTGCTAAGTTGGTAAAGGGGGTTTAA
- a CDS encoding energy-coupling factor ABC transporter permease, protein MHIPDGLLSMPVIVVTYAIMIVVVAYSAKKLKNLPENKIPLLGLFAAGIFAAQMVNFPIIGGVSGHLLGATLVAILLGPYAAVLIMTAVLIIQTLLFGDGGITALGANILNMGILGAFLGYTVYTKLKSINEIVAIGVASWLSVFLAAVLATIEIGISKSLPFGKVLTLMASYHAIIGVGEAILTIIIIQAVRAKLPEVGGVPA, encoded by the coding sequence TTGCACATCCCAGACGGGCTTTTAAGCATGCCTGTGATAGTTGTGACGTATGCCATAATGATAGTGGTGGTAGCATATTCAGCAAAGAAACTTAAGAACCTACCAGAGAACAAGATTCCCCTTCTTGGGCTTTTTGCAGCTGGAATCTTTGCAGCTCAAATGGTGAACTTTCCAATAATCGGAGGAGTCAGCGGGCATTTGCTTGGAGCAACGCTTGTAGCAATATTACTCGGCCCCTATGCTGCTGTGTTAATAATGACTGCTGTTCTCATAATCCAGACACTTCTCTTTGGAGATGGTGGAATTACAGCGCTTGGAGCTAATATACTCAACATGGGGATACTCGGTGCATTCTTAGGGTATACAGTTTACACTAAGCTAAAGAGCATAAACGAAATTGTAGCGATTGGAGTGGCTTCATGGCTCTCAGTATTTCTTGCAGCAGTTCTGGCAACAATCGAAATTGGAATAAGCAAAAGTCTACCCTTTGGAAAGGTTCTAACACTCATGGCAAGTTACCACGCAATAATTGGGGTGGGAGAAGCCATATTGACCATAATAATTATTCAAGCAGTTAGAGCTAAGCTTCCTGAAGTAGGAGGTGTCCCCGCATGA
- a CDS encoding chloride channel protein, translating into MELETKKYAKKWVVILIFSFMAGLIGGIGAVVFRLMIEFFHTFFFSVLLPHISFYVGGFNLGYILLPAIGGILIAPLIMYAPNIRGNGIPEVIEAFIFKDGTIHSKFAILKIIATSIAIGSGASLGREGPIGFIGASLSSITTQLFKLPKEMKKLLTACGLAAGIAGTFNAPFAGAIFALEVLYMGAFSLNLVPIFIASITGNAVTFALLDSASGIVVPSSLGYAISELPFFFLLGILSGLLATLFVKSLYLFLDAFENSQLPLLPKLVFGGMTVGFLGMLFPEYGILGIGYDGMKLAMFGLLPIYVLFILIIVKMLATILSIASGYSGGVFAPSLYIGTAFGATFGMILRFFIPWVNPSSYALAGMAAFFSGIAQAPINQILMVAELTKDYTMLPPAMLSSVAGFLSARILLKGSSVYTLKLERKGIQIKTGKPLILETISVKDIMTRKPVFVYSTDSLSHVEELIAKTGHDCFPVVDENMNVIGIIGVRDLINCPSKDMKVGEFINRPYAVAYPTETAQQAFEKLMIFNQNLLPVVESPERNKLVGVVTKRDIYKTYYRGLEGIYIE; encoded by the coding sequence ATGGAATTGGAAACAAAGAAATATGCTAAAAAATGGGTAGTTATTTTAATTTTCTCCTTCATGGCTGGATTAATTGGGGGGATTGGAGCAGTTGTTTTTAGGCTGATGATTGAATTTTTCCACACGTTCTTCTTCTCTGTGCTTTTGCCTCATATTAGCTTTTATGTGGGCGGATTTAATCTTGGATACATTCTCCTTCCAGCAATTGGGGGCATTTTAATTGCTCCTCTTATAATGTATGCCCCAAATATTCGAGGGAATGGGATTCCAGAAGTTATTGAGGCGTTCATATTCAAAGATGGCACAATACACAGCAAATTTGCAATCTTAAAGATAATAGCTACTTCTATAGCCATTGGTTCTGGAGCAAGTCTCGGAAGAGAAGGTCCGATAGGTTTCATAGGAGCTTCTCTGTCTTCAATAACTACTCAGCTTTTTAAACTTCCAAAGGAAATGAAAAAGCTTTTAACAGCTTGCGGTCTTGCTGCAGGAATAGCTGGCACTTTTAATGCTCCATTTGCAGGTGCAATTTTTGCCCTTGAAGTCCTTTATATGGGGGCTTTCTCTCTTAATTTGGTTCCAATTTTTATTGCTTCAATTACGGGAAATGCGGTAACATTTGCCCTCTTGGACTCTGCTTCAGGCATTGTGGTGCCCTCCTCCTTAGGGTATGCCATATCAGAACTTCCCTTCTTCTTCCTTCTAGGAATCCTCTCTGGACTTTTGGCGACTCTTTTTGTGAAATCATTATACCTCTTTTTGGATGCATTTGAAAACTCTCAGCTTCCATTATTGCCTAAACTTGTTTTTGGCGGAATGACTGTAGGATTTTTAGGCATGCTGTTTCCAGAATATGGGATTTTGGGAATTGGATATGATGGAATGAAATTGGCAATGTTTGGATTGTTGCCGATCTATGTCTTGTTTATCCTCATCATTGTTAAGATGCTTGCAACGATACTTTCCATTGCTTCAGGATACAGTGGAGGAGTTTTTGCTCCTAGCTTGTATATAGGAACAGCCTTTGGGGCAACCTTTGGAATGATTCTGAGGTTTTTCATACCTTGGGTAAATCCATCTTCGTATGCTTTGGCAGGAATGGCGGCTTTTTTCAGCGGCATTGCTCAGGCACCTATAAACCAGATTCTCATGGTTGCTGAATTGACTAAGGATTACACTATGCTCCCTCCAGCAATGTTATCATCTGTCGCAGGTTTCTTGAGTGCGAGAATTCTATTGAAAGGCTCTTCTGTCTATACATTAAAACTTGAGCGCAAGGGAATTCAAATTAAAACTGGAAAGCCCCTTATTCTGGAGACAATTTCTGTGAAAGACATAATGACAAGAAAGCCCGTATTTGTGTATTCTACTGATTCCCTCTCTCACGTTGAAGAACTGATTGCAAAAACGGGACATGACTGCTTCCCCGTGGTTGATGAGAATATGAATGTTATCGGAATAATTGGGGTTAGGGATTTAATAAACTGCCCAAGCAAAGACATGAAAGTTGGAGAGTTTATAAACAGGCCATATGCTGTTGCTTATCCAACTGAAACAGCCCAGCAGGCGTTTGAAAAGTTGATGATATTTAACCAAAACCTTCTCCCGGTTGTTGAAAGTCCAGAAAGAAATAAGCTTGTTGGAGTTGTGACAAAAAGGGACATTTATAAAACGTATTACAGAGGTTTGGAGGGGATATACATTGAATAA